The Fusobacterium polymorphum genome segment TCTATATATTCTTCTGTAAATTGTTCTAATATTTTAATTGCTCTCAACTCCTTTCTTTTCGAGTATTTTAGAAAATTTTAAAATTATTTTCCAAATGGTAAATTTCAATTTCTCAATTTTTTCAACTCTTTCAGCAAATTTATTTTGAAGTTCTATTGGAGGTAAAGGAAGAGATAAGTTATAAATATCTTTATTAGATATATTTGCTTGTCTTATACCTCGACTAATACCAGTCAATTTTTTCTTTACTTCCTTTATTTTCATAATTTCTAAAAAGAAATTTTTATTCATTTTATCTGTTAGCTCTATTTTAGCATTACGTTGATTTAAATAATATTCTGAATAAGAATCTCCTAGTATACAAGCATTTCCATAATCATCTTTTCCCACTGTACCTGTTAAGGAAATAAGTATATCATTTGGAAATACTTTAAACTTTTCAAATTTTTTATTCTCTTCTATAAAAACTAAATTAGTACTCTTAAATTGTCCTGAATTTATATTTCCTATTCTAATTAAAGGAATACCACTTGATTTAAAATCTATATTTTTAAAAGCATATCCTCCTATAATATTAATATATTTTTCTAACTTTACTATTTTCCAATTTTTATCATTAGTTTTTATATCTCCGAACATTCTAGTAAATAAAGATTTAGAAAGTTCTTCCATTTTATTTAAAAGTTTTTTATTATTTTCAATAATCTTTGTTATAAAAATTAATTTTTTTGAAATTTTTCTTTGGATATCAATTTCATATATAGGAAATTTTATTTTCTCAAATTCAGGTCTTGTTATATGTTTCATTGTTGAACCATGAATATTTTTTTCTATTTTCTTTATTAAAAATTTCATACAATGTAAAAAATAGATTTTATCAATTTCAATATTTTTATCAAAAATTACTTTAAAAATATGTTGATTTAAGATTCCTGTCATATTTTCCCATAAAAATATTCCTAAACTAGCAGACCAAGATATTAAAATATCTCCATTTTCTATAAGATATTTTTTATTATAATTTCCATTATAATAATTAAAGTCTCTATTAGTACCTGTTAAATTCTGTATTCTTATTATTGGTAATCCTTCTTTTGACCAATCACTTGGTTTAAAAGCATAACCATTTAAGAAAGTTGCAACTTCTTTTAATAGAATTTTTTTATGACCTATTCTCATGCTACCACTTCCTTATTTTCTTTTGGAAATAAAGAGATTCTTTTTATAAATTTCAATAAGTAGATGAGATACTTTTATTTATTTTAATTATCAAAATATTTAGAAATTAAGCTATTATATAATTTTTGAGCTTCTTCAATAGATTTCTCAATTTCAAATTTCAATTTCTCAATTTTTTCAACTCTTTCAGCAAATTTATTTTGAAGTTCTATTGGTGGAATAGGAATTTTTACTTTTTTAATTTCTTTTAAATGTAAATTAGGAACACCTATTCCTTTCAGACTTTTTTTAAATTGTTGATTAGTTTCTATTGAATTAATCCCTTCTAATATATATTTAGGATTATATTCTTTTTTCAATCTTAAAATAGCCAAACTTACATAAATATCAAAAATTTCTTCTTTATCCACAAGAGCGGCTATACCAGTAGTTCCATTTTTTGCTAAAAGAATATCGTTTTTTTTAGGTGCTATTTTTTTATATAATTCTTTGTGTAATTCTTCACTAATATATTTTGTATTATCCCAGTTTATTATTCCTTTTGAAACATCTTTAGAGGATAAAAATTTGTATCCATTCTCATTAGTATTTACATATGTTGGAGTTTGATGTGTCCCATCTTTTATAAACTCACAAATTTCTTCTAATTCTAAATTTACTACTTTTTTATTTTTAGAATATTTTGTAAATAAAGATTTATTTAATTCTTTTAAGTAATTTAATTGATTTTTTCTAAAATCTATATTATTTTCCAGTAATTCTAATTTTTTTGATATTTTCTTTTGTATTTCAAGGTTAGGTAAACTTATCTCTATTTTTTCAAAAGAAGATTTATTTATTATTTTTACAGTTGTAGACGAAGCAATGCTTTCAAGATTATTTTTTATAGTTTTTAAATAAAAATATAAATATAATAAATCTACATTTTTATTTTTTAAAATAAGACTATTTATTTGCTGATTTGTAATAGCATCTTCTTTTAATATACCTAGTTTACCTAATGAACCTATACAACATACACATATAGAATTTTTAGGTATAATTCTTCCTTGTTTAGCACCTATTTTTGAAACATATATATTAGGAGTTATATAGTTAATTCCTTCATATTTTAATTCTGGTGGTGTAATAAATGGAACTTCATCTTTATCCCAGTATTCTTTTTCTTTCTTTAAAGGTGTATTACCAGTTATAATTTCACAAACATCCACCAATTTAACTTTCTTCCATTCACTTTTATTAAATATCTTCATCTAGCATCACTTTTAATTCTTTTAAATTTTCATCAATAGATTTTGAAAGTTCTTCCAATTTTTGTAAAATAACTTCTGGTTCTTCATATTCAACTTTTTCATAAACAATTTCTTTGTATTTATTTATTGATAAATCATAATCATTGTCAACTATCTCTTGTTTAGAAACAAAGAAAGATTTATCAGTTCTTTTTCTATCTTTTTCATTTTTTAAGTTAGAAAATCTTTCTATAATATCTGGAATATCATTTTCTTCAACAGAATTTCTTTTATCATCAAGTGAATATCCATCAGCTGTCATATCATAGAACCAAACATTATCAGTTCCACCATTTCCTGTTTTAGTAAAAATTAAGATACCTGTTGATACTCCAGCATAAGGTTTAAATACTCCACTAGGCATAGAAATAACAGCTTCTAATTGATTGTTTTCGATTAGTTCTTTTCTTAAATTTTTATGTGCATTTGAAGCACCAAATAGTACTCCATCTGGAACAATAACAGCTCCTCTTCCACCAATTTTTAAAAGTCTTAAAAATAAGGCAATAAATAATAATTCTGTTTTTTTAGTTTTCACTACTCTTGTTAAAGTATTAGAAAGTAGAGATTCATCAACACTTCCTTTAAATGGAGGATTAGCAAGGATCAATGTATAATCATTTTCTTCACTATAATCTGTTGAAAGTGAATCTATCCTTTTTAATTTAGGAGTTTTCATATCATGAAGCAATAAGTTCATTGCAGAAATACCTAACATTGTTGCATCAGTATCATTTCCATGTATCATAGCTGTTGAAAAATACTTATAAATTTCTGGTGATGTTGCTAGAATATCTTTAAAATTTCTTTTTATATATTCTATTGAACTTACTAGGAAGCCAGATGTTCCACAAGCTGGGTCAATTATTTTATCTTCAACAGTTGGTTTCATAAGTTCAACCATCATATTTATAATATGTTTAGGTGTTCTAAATTGTCCATTTTTACCAGAAGTTGCCAATTTTGAAAGCAAATATTCATATAGATCACCTTTAGTATCTTTATCTTCAACCATTTGAGGATTATTAAAAATTTCTTCAATAGTATCCATTGTATTTTGTAAAACAGCTGGTGTTGGAACTTTAAAAATAGCATTTTGCATATATTGTGAAAATATACTTTCCTTATCATCATCTAAATTTTTTATAAATTCAAAAGCTTCATTTCTAACTTTATCATATAGTTGTTTAGGGTCACCTAATTGAATAAGATTACTCCATCTAATGTCTTGATGATTCTCATCAAAAATAAATTTTTCATCAGTATTTCCAAAAATACTTGCAAGTTGTTTTTCTTTTTCTTTTCTTTGTTCTTCTTGATCTAACCTTTTCATAAAAATAAGATAGGTAAGTTGTTCTATTACATCAACTGGATTAGTTAATCCTCCAGTCCAGAAATATGTCCACATCCTATCTACTTTACTCTTAATTTCACCTGTAATCATTTATTTCCCCTCCATATTATTAGTTTAAACTATTTAATAAATAAAAATTTACTAGACATTTTATTTTATTTTTTATATTCAAAATAAAAAGAAAATATATTTATTAATTATAGTAAACTAAAATTTATCTATTAGTTTCTATTTTAACATAAAGAAAGAATAATATTAAGAATAATTTTAAGAAAATAAAAATGATGTCAACAGAAATTTTTCTATCAACATCATTTATATTTTTTATTTTAATATATTTTTATCACTTTCTTCCCAAACAATACCATAAAAAATATTATTCCAATAACAACTGCTATACTTCCTGAAATAGAGACATCTAAAAATACTGCTAAATGATATCCTAATATTGATGAAATAGCTCCAATTAAAGCACTACAAATTAACATCATCTTTAAATTTTTAGAAATCATGTAAGCTGTTGTAGCAGGTCCTATCATAAAGGAAATCATTAATGTTGCTCCAACAACATCAAAAGAAACTACTGCTGTTACAGATACTAAGCTCATTAATAAATAATGAAATACTTCTGGAAGTAAACCTAATGTTAATGCCAAGGCTCTATCAAAAATTGATATTTTTATTTCTTTAAAAAATATAGTAATCACTAATAAATTAAGAATTAAAATTGAAAGTCCATTTATAATTCCACTAGCAATTTTAAAACCAAATATCTCTGTTATATGAAATGGTGCAAAAGCTATTTCTCCTAATAAGACAGCATCTATGTCTAAATGTATATTTGCAGTATATTTAGAAACAAGAATAACTGCTATGCTGAATAAAACCGATAATACTATTCCTATTGCAGCATCTTCTTTTACTAAATTACTATCAGTTAATATTTCAACTAAATAAACAGTTAAAAGTCCTGTTAAAGTTGCTCCTATAATAAGTAAAGGCGAATCAAATTTATGTGTAATAAAAAATGAAAGTACAATTCCAAGTAAAACTGTATGGCTAATTGCATCTGTAAGCATACTCATAGATCTTAAAACTAAAAATACACCCAATAATGAACAAGCCACTGAAATTAAAATAGCAATCAATTGTATTGTTAATCCTGCACTCATTATTTACCACCTTTAACTTCTTGTAATCTCAATTTTCTATTTCTAATATAAATTCTATAATTTCTAGCAATTATACCTTTTTTAGAAAATAAAAAACTGACTAAAACAAAAATTCCAGATACTAATATTATTAAAGGTCCTGTTGGTAATGAAGCATCAAATGTGGAAATAATACTACCCATAGCTCCTGAAATTCCTCCAATTATTGCTGATAAAAGAGTAACAATAGATAATTTTTTACTCCATTGTCTAGCAGCAACAGGAGGTATAACTAACATTGCAGTCATTAAAATTACTCCTGCTATTTGTATTCCTATAATAACATTTATAACTATCATAGTTGAAACTAAAAAATTTATTTTACTGCTATCTATTCCAAGAGTTTTCGCATAATCAGCTTGAAATATACTTATTTTTATTTCTTTCCAAAACAAAATTACTAAAAATATTAAAGTTAAGCCAACAGCAATAATCAAATAAATATCTTTTACAACTAAGGTTGATGCTTGTCCAAAAATAAATCTATTTAAACCTGCTTTTTTAGCACCAGGTATTTTTTTTAAATATGTCAATAGCACTAAACCTAATCCAAAAAATGTGGATAACATTAAGGCAATAGCACTATCAAATTTTACTTTTGTTTTTAACTGTGTATAATGAATTAGAAAAATACATAAAAGTCCTATTATTAAAGCTCCTAAAAGCAAAATATACAATTCTTTTTTTCTAGTAATCAAAAAAGCTAGGCATATTCCTGCAAGTGATGCATGAGATATACCATCACCTAATAAACTTTCTTTTTTTAAAACAGCAAAAGTTCCAATAATAGCACTAACTACCCCTAAAAGCATACAACCAAGTGTAACAACTTTAAAAGTATAACTACTAAAAAAAAGTTTCAATATTTCATTCATATCTCCCTCAAATCTTTCTAACTATTTTCTATATGTCTTATCTATATTTTCTTGTGTAAAAACTTCTTTTACCTTTCCACTTACAACAACAGTTCTATTTATAAAAGTAACAGATTCAAAATAAGTTGGTACTGTTTGTAAATCATGGTGTACCACAAGCAAAGTTTTTCCCTCTGATTTTAATTTTTTTAATACTTCTACTATTGATTTTTCTGTTGTTGTATCAACACCTTGAAAGGGTTCGTCCATAAGATAAATATCTGCTTCCTGTACCAAAGCTCTAGCTATAAAAGCTCTTTGTTGCTGCCCACCAGAAAGTTCTGATATTTGTCTATCTTTAAAATCTAACATTCCAACTTGTTCTATTGCTTTTAGAACTTTTTGTTTTTCTTCTTTGCTAACTCTTTTAAAAAGTCCGACTCTGCCATAACATCCCATTTCAACTACCTGAACCTCCCACAACTGACACCCTATGAGTGCAGGAGTCGCGGGGTTCTTGGGTAATAGTTGCTTTTGTTAGCCAACTAAATTTACCAAGCTATCCCCATAGTTCCTACGGTTCATATATTTTCTATTTAAGCACTTATACCTAATATCCTTAGTCCTTCTTTTAATATGTTTTTTGCTGCATTTATATCTCTATTAT includes the following:
- a CDS encoding restriction endonuclease subunit S — translated: MRIGHKKILLKEVATFLNGYAFKPSDWSKEGLPIIRIQNLTGTNRDFNYYNGNYNKKYLIENGDILISWSASLGIFLWENMTGILNQHIFKVIFDKNIEIDKIYFLHCMKFLIKKIEKNIHGSTMKHITRPEFEKIKFPIYEIDIQRKISKKLIFITKIIENNKKLLNKMEELSKSLFTRMFGDIKTNDKNWKIVKLEKYINIIGGYAFKNIDFKSSGIPLIRIGNINSGQFKSTNLVFIEENKKFEKFKVFPNDILISLTGTVGKDDYGNACILGDSYSEYYLNQRNAKIELTDKMNKNFFLEIMKIKEVKKKLTGISRGIRQANISNKDIYNLSLPLPPIELQNKFAERVEKIEKLKFTIWKIILKFSKILEKKGVESN
- a CDS encoding restriction endonuclease subunit S, with the translated sequence MKIFNKSEWKKVKLVDVCEIITGNTPLKKEKEYWDKDEVPFITPPELKYEGINYITPNIYVSKIGAKQGRIIPKNSICVCCIGSLGKLGILKEDAITNQQINSLILKNKNVDLLYLYFYLKTIKNNLESIASSTTVKIINKSSFEKIEISLPNLEIQKKISKKLELLENNIDFRKNQLNYLKELNKSLFTKYSKNKKVVNLELEEICEFIKDGTHQTPTYVNTNENGYKFLSSKDVSKGIINWDNTKYISEELHKELYKKIAPKKNDILLAKNGTTGIAALVDKEEIFDIYVSLAILRLKKEYNPKYILEGINSIETNQQFKKSLKGIGVPNLHLKEIKKVKIPIPPIELQNKFAERVEKIEKLKFEIEKSIEEAQKLYNSLISKYFDN
- a CDS encoding type I restriction-modification system subunit M, with protein sequence MITGEIKSKVDRMWTYFWTGGLTNPVDVIEQLTYLIFMKRLDQEEQRKEKEKQLASIFGNTDEKFIFDENHQDIRWSNLIQLGDPKQLYDKVRNEAFEFIKNLDDDKESIFSQYMQNAIFKVPTPAVLQNTMDTIEEIFNNPQMVEDKDTKGDLYEYLLSKLATSGKNGQFRTPKHIINMMVELMKPTVEDKIIDPACGTSGFLVSSIEYIKRNFKDILATSPEIYKYFSTAMIHGNDTDATMLGISAMNLLLHDMKTPKLKRIDSLSTDYSEENDYTLILANPPFKGSVDESLLSNTLTRVVKTKKTELLFIALFLRLLKIGGRGAVIVPDGVLFGASNAHKNLRKELIENNQLEAVISMPSGVFKPYAGVSTGILIFTKTGNGGTDNVWFYDMTADGYSLDDKRNSVEENDIPDIIERFSNLKNEKDRKRTDKSFFVSKQEIVDNDYDLSINKYKEIVYEKVEYEEPEVILQKLEELSKSIDENLKELKVMLDEDI
- a CDS encoding metal ABC transporter permease, with the translated sequence MSAGLTIQLIAILISVACSLLGVFLVLRSMSMLTDAISHTVLLGIVLSFFITHKFDSPLLIIGATLTGLLTVYLVEILTDSNLVKEDAAIGIVLSVLFSIAVILVSKYTANIHLDIDAVLLGEIAFAPFHITEIFGFKIASGIINGLSILILNLLVITIFFKEIKISIFDRALALTLGLLPEVFHYLLMSLVSVTAVVSFDVVGATLMISFMIGPATTAYMISKNLKMMLICSALIGAISSILGYHLAVFLDVSISGSIAVVIGIIFFMVLFGKKVIKIY
- a CDS encoding metal ABC transporter permease codes for the protein MNEILKLFFSSYTFKVVTLGCMLLGVVSAIIGTFAVLKKESLLGDGISHASLAGICLAFLITRKKELYILLLGALIIGLLCIFLIHYTQLKTKVKFDSAIALMLSTFFGLGLVLLTYLKKIPGAKKAGLNRFIFGQASTLVVKDIYLIIAVGLTLIFLVILFWKEIKISIFQADYAKTLGIDSSKINFLVSTMIVINVIIGIQIAGVILMTAMLVIPPVAARQWSKKLSIVTLLSAIIGGISGAMGSIISTFDASLPTGPLIILVSGIFVLVSFLFSKKGIIARNYRIYIRNRKLRLQEVKGGK